The Antedon mediterranea chromosome 11, ecAntMedi1.1, whole genome shotgun sequence genome window below encodes:
- the LOC140062785 gene encoding uncharacterized protein — MMVNSLRAVMTTIIVWSMNSHMLAAQMGLRTTSIGSTEVIRCFPDKKGVDVAWIHEGEIVSINGLIYTINLDHRARYSMIGDHQNGHYNLQIKNIKAEDTGKWDCMFGPPGNVETIKRTVMIVIPPDDGYPSCVLSSPTVIRTGDPYELVCDSSGGFPAPTLVWLRDGVELLQTDTDDSLVLERIADQTDNNAQYTCEVRSLAWPTAARTCTQNVMVIPTDKPPAPLTTSLTTSERIITTEKHTTQQPSEKRTMQHHSEKHTTQNPKNPTTVINKFTNALNPDATQHDGRSTDPNSDHISERPHVTNAQENTNQTENLNPEATQSPPMFDALTIFGLLCGFFLVILILMAVSWTKGRKKTFTGTPETEKMRGSTESIVESENKYYSRPYSTTTLNSTATTETIYHVPRVPSVPSLYCVSLIDRHSGEIVSTNVEMFDDQDKIYQHDESLSHSTDIGRPIYAKVKKNKY; from the coding sequence ATGATGGTGAATAGTTTACGCGCTGTAATGACGACGATCATTGTTTGGAGTATGAATTCACATATGTTAGCTGCACAAATGGGCTTACGAACCACCAGCATTGGAAGTACCGAAGTTATACGGTGTTTTCCAGATAAAAAGGGAGTTGATGTTGCTTGGATTCATGAAGGAGAGATAGTTAGCATTAATGGACTCATTTATACAATAAATCTAGACCATCGTGCGAGATATTCTATGATAGGCGATCATCAAAATGGACATTATAACCTGCagataaaaaacataaaagctGAAGATACGGGAAAGTGGGATTGTATGTTCGGACCACCGGGTAACGTTGAAACTATTAAAAGGACAGTGATGATTGTGATTCCGCCTGATGACGGTTACCCAAGTTGCGTGTTATCATCACCAACTGTTATTCGTACCGGTGATCCGTATGAACTAGTATGTGACTCAAGTGGAGGTTTTCCTGCTCCTACCCTCGTATGGTTAAGGGATGGGGTGGAATTGTTACAAACAGATACCGATGACTCGCTTGTTTTAGAAAGGATTGCTGACCAGACGGATAACAATGCACAATACACGTGCGAAGTAAGAAGTCTAGCGTGGCCAACTGCTGCACGCACATGCACACAGAATGTTATGGTTATCCCAACAGACAAACCACCCGCGCCACTGACCACAAGCTTAACGACAAGTGAGCGCATAATTACTACAGAAAAACATACAACGCAACAGCCTTCAGAAAAACGCACTATGCAACATCATTCCGAAAAACACACTACGCAAAATCCTAAAAACCCCACAACCGTAATAAACAAATTTACGAATGCACTAAATCCAGACGCTACACAACACGACGGTAGGTCAACTGATCCAAATAGTGATCACATCTCAGAACGACCGCATGTAACAAACGCACAAGAAAATACAAACCAAACAGAAAACCTAAACCCGGAAGCCACGCAATCTCCCCCTATGTTTGACGCATTGACAATCTTTGGACTATTGTGCGGTTTCTTTCTTgtgattttaattttgatgGCTGTTTCATGGACCAAGGGTCGCAAAAAGACATTTACAGGCACGCCTGAAACAGAAAAGATGCGTGGATCGACAGAGTCAATAGTAGAAtcagaaaacaaatattattctCGCCCGTATTCAACTACAACACTTAACAGCACAGCAACTACTGAGACCATTTACCACGTTCCACGGGTGCCGAGTGTGCCGAGTTTGTACTGCGTATCGTTAATAGATAGACATTCAGGTGAAATAGTGTCCACAAATGTAGAAATGTTTGATGATCAAGACAAGATTTATCAACATGACGAATCGCTATCACACTCTACAGATATAGGCCGGCCTATATATGCGAAAGTTAAGAAAAATAAGTATTGA